The Capsicum annuum cultivar UCD-10X-F1 unplaced genomic scaffold, UCD10Xv1.1 ctg31820, whole genome shotgun sequence genome window below encodes:
- the LOC124891179 gene encoding E3 ubiquitin-protein ligase CIP8-like produces the protein NSANFNFSPNSDPDSDDSGLLADPDSFVVDDDQLNFVTDLFVTRDGNVTEDAEENSRVFLEDVYGDFGSDFDGVFLPEDWGDGVRVVGNGSEFDSQEVELNDRDLGVNGFWNCLRIDDDDQRDLNDDFEWEEVNERGEDRDYLSSVIDGIEEISVSSDISSTSEGGGNSNSNLNSDSIDGGDEPVRNLEWEVLLAVNNIERSLEFDGNDDGIAHVYDTDHEALFGQFLESEGAMKGSPPAAKSVVENLPLVVLKDEENKTACAVCKDEILVVEKVTELPCSHYYHWECIVPWLNIRNTCPVCRHELPTDDTDYERRKIGRRTGAGAQHISDFQVRYNFEVVP, from the coding sequence TCGTTGATGATGATCAATTGAATTTCGTTACGGATCTTTTCGTGACCCGTGATGGGAATGTTACTGAAGATGCGGAGGAGAACTCTAGGGTTTTTCTAGAGGATGTGTATGGTGATTTTGGATCTGATTTTGATGGGGTTTTTCTGCCAGAAGATTGGGGTGATGGGGTTAGGGTTGTGGGTAATGGGTCGGAGTTCGATTCGCAAGAAGTGGAGCTGAATGATAGGGATTTGggtgttaatggtttttggaatTGTCTTcggattgatgatgatgatcagagggatttgaatgatgattttgaatgggaagaagtgaatgaAAGGGGAGAAGATAGAGACTATTTGAGTTCTGTAATTGATGGAATTGAAGAAATATCAGTTTCTTCTGATATTTCTTCCACTTCTGAAGGAGGAGGGAACTCGAATTCGAATTTGAATTCGGATTCAATTGATGGGGGAGATGAGCCGGTGAGGAATTTAGAGTGGGAAGTTCTGTTGGCCGTTAATAATATTGAAAGAAGTCTCGAATTTGATGGAAATGATGATGGGATTGCTCATGTATACGATACTGATCACGAAGCTTTGTTTGGGCAATTTCTGGAAAGTGAAGGGGCTATGAAGGGTAGTCCACCAGCAGCTAAATCTGTCGTTGAAAATCTTCCGTTGGTGGTATTGAAGGACGAAGAAAATAAGACGGCGTGTGCTGTTTGTAAAGATGAGATTTTGGTTGTGGAGAAGGTGACTGAGCTTCCTTGTTCCCATTATTACCATTGGGAATGTATTGTACCGTGGTTAAACATACGTAATACATGCCCTGTTTGTCGCCATGAGTTACCCACGGATGATACTGATTATGAGAGGAGGAAAATTGGAAGGCGTACTGGTGCTGGAGCTCAACACATTAGTGACTTTCAGGTTAGATACAATTTTGAAGTTGTCCCTTGA